Proteins encoded in a region of the Zea mays cultivar B73 chromosome 2, Zm-B73-REFERENCE-NAM-5.0, whole genome shotgun sequence genome:
- the LOC103647876 gene encoding uncharacterized protein, which produces MLKVRSRYVFFSHFFVLDSKFLTRKAAVAPRFKCCSSTRKQQPLHRLARRRARGHNGHGTAPQASEQAALSYAGTRARAQPLLLQAKPDIAAPASGHAAVTAPPLRHEGVAPPLLQRRADEQTQPRRDRAQAIAVAYLRTKLMPSLRRPASVRCRRPAASAQSKPLRREHEHRLNHLRRCK; this is translated from the coding sequence ATGCTGAAGGTGCGTAGTAGGTATGTATTTTTTTCTCATTTCTTTGTTCTTGATTCCAAGTTTCTAACACGCAAGGCAGCAGTCGCCCCTCGATTCAAGTGCTGCTCGAGCACGCGGAAACAACAGCCACTGCACCGCCTTGCGCGCAGGCGAGCACGCGGGCACAACGGCCATGGCACCGCCCCGCAGGCGAGCGAGCAGGCCGCGCTGTCGTACGCAGGCACGCGAGCACGAGCCCAGCCGCTACTACTGCAGGCGAAACCAGACATCGCCGCTCCGGCAAGTGGGCACGCAGCCGTCACAGCACCACCTCTACGGCACGAGGGCGTCGCGCCGCCGTTGCTTCAAAGGCGTGCTGACGAGCAGACGCAGCCCCGTCGTGACCGAGCACAGGCCATCGCTGTTGCGTACTTGCGTACGAAGCTCATGCCGTCGCTGCGCAGGCCAGCTTCCGTGCGCTGCCGCCGTCCCGCGGCAAGCGCGCAATCCAAGCCACTGCGCCGCGAGCACGAACATAGGTTGAACCACCTCCGCCGCTGCAAGTGA